A single window of Acetobacteraceae bacterium DNA harbors:
- a CDS encoding molybdenum cofactor biosynthesis protein MoaE, protein MKEEGFFLSNQPVDVEKWAKALQKPEAGGYCAFEGWVRNHNEGQKVSGLEYEIYEALAQKEGEKIIAEALEKFDIAGVSAFHRYGNLKIGDMAVWVGASAAHRDDAFKACRYVIDAIKFRVPVWKKEHYQTGEAKWVACHQCAAAGSDADHAHHHGAGCNHEHK, encoded by the coding sequence ATGAAGGAAGAAGGCTTTTTTCTTTCTAACCAGCCAGTTGATGTTGAAAAATGGGCAAAAGCCCTTCAAAAGCCGGAGGCCGGTGGCTACTGCGCTTTTGAAGGATGGGTAAGAAATCATAATGAAGGCCAGAAAGTTTCAGGTCTAGAATATGAAATCTATGAAGCCCTTGCGCAAAAAGAGGGAGAAAAGATTATTGCAGAGGCGCTGGAGAAATTTGATATTGCCGGTGTTTCTGCTTTCCATCGCTATGGTAATTTAAAAATTGGCGATATGGCTGTTTGGGTTGGTGCTTCAGCGGCACATCGTGATGATGCTTTTAAAGCCTGCCGTTATGTGATTGATGCGATTAAATTCCGTGTTCCCGTCTGGAAAAAAGAACATTATCAGACAGGTGAAGCTAAATGGGTGGCTTGCCATCAATGCGCCGCAGCGGGAAGCGATGCCGACCACGCCCATCATCATGGCGCAGGTTGCAACCACGAACATAAATAA
- a CDS encoding LptF/LptG family permease, which translates to MTSKIITVQESKTLTRYFLSEIFRPFASVLGIASALFCSYGVADYLQDAANGMLAANMIGMIMLAKLLIALEVLAPVSLYLAIIMAFGKLYDGSELYVIPALRISPVSVLRPALIAALGMGVVVALISNIVRPWSYGELEDLTTRAGSNMDVGALLPGNFYTLDEGRRTIYLEDKTILGEEARGVYVFEALGNNRLRVIASRKSFSVINEDKIDKKAHGDWLQFQDAHMYEIGIFPHISDRIMEMRRGNRASLQSAPKKEEKGRLVDYEKDSTLNLIRFPAGDRRRVAEVQWRCSTFVATILLALLAVPLSQGNGPRQNKSGRLGIAIVIYFIYYMSYMTTRNWMQDGMIPAFPGVWWAPIGLSILVVVLLLKYLADGAGWHELKLLFRVDKILNKVRKNP; encoded by the coding sequence GTGACAAGTAAAATCATAACTGTTCAAGAAAGTAAAACATTAACACGTTATTTCTTGTCAGAAATTTTTCGCCCTTTTGCGAGTGTTCTTGGTATTGCCAGTGCACTTTTTTGCAGTTACGGGGTTGCTGACTATTTGCAGGATGCTGCGAATGGCATGTTAGCGGCGAATATGATCGGTATGATTATGCTGGCTAAGCTGCTCATCGCCTTAGAAGTGTTAGCCCCTGTTTCTCTGTATCTTGCAATTATCATGGCTTTTGGAAAGCTTTATGATGGGAGTGAGCTTTACGTTATCCCGGCATTGAGAATATCTCCAGTCTCTGTTTTAAGGCCTGCTTTGATTGCTGCCTTGGGCATGGGGGTAGTGGTTGCATTGATTTCGAATATTGTACGTCCATGGTCTTATGGGGAGTTAGAGGATTTAACCACCCGTGCAGGGAGCAATATGGATGTCGGCGCACTTTTGCCAGGAAATTTTTATACTTTAGATGAAGGCAGACGAACAATTTATCTAGAGGACAAAACGATTTTAGGTGAGGAAGCGAGAGGCGTTTATGTTTTTGAAGCTTTAGGAAATAATCGTCTTCGTGTGATTGCCTCACGTAAAAGCTTTTCTGTTATCAATGAAGATAAAATTGATAAAAAGGCGCATGGAGACTGGTTGCAGTTTCAAGATGCACATATGTATGAGATCGGTATTTTTCCGCATATTTCGGATCGAATTATGGAGATGCGTCGTGGAAATAGAGCTTCTTTGCAGTCAGCGCCCAAAAAAGAGGAAAAAGGTCGTCTTGTTGACTATGAAAAGGATTCAACTTTAAATCTGATACGTTTCCCAGCAGGGGATCGACGGCGTGTTGCAGAGGTGCAGTGGCGATGCTCTACTTTTGTTGCAACAATTTTACTTGCCTTGCTTGCTGTTCCTTTAAGCCAAGGAAATGGTCCACGGCAAAATAAGTCCGGCCGTCTCGGAATTGCGATCGTTATTTATTTTATTTATTATATGTCTTATATGACAACCCGTAACTGGATGCAGGATGGTATGATCCCTGCCTTTCCTGGTGTTTGGTGGGCACCTATTGGTCTATCTATTTTAGTGGTTGTCCTCTTATTAAAATATCTCGCAGATGGTGCTGGTTGGCATGAGCTTAAACTTCTTTTTCGTGTAGATAAAATATTGAATAAAGTCAGGAAAAATCCTTGA
- a CDS encoding glycosyltransferase translates to MSLSSLRPKKKHIILIFRQNLFRASETFIPLQTKNLERYQPLYMGRVQWGKTPSGQKAVSLWQVSSKKRSFREVFHFLKSIFSLSAKVWLKLTTKEQQEEIKLIHAHFGPDAVRALPIAEALNVPLITNFHGFDVTLNNWRFLTSPVWFPYPFLKKSLAKKGAIFLCPSRFIKKRVLEMGFPKERTILHHVGINLTEFSLRSPEREENYLLHVARLVPVKGTSILIKALSLLSERHKHIKLVLIGEGDLRKKLEALAEELSLSNRVIFMGSCTHDVVKDYTSRAMISILPSIPTADGREEGLGLALVEASACGVPVIGSRSGGIPETMDEGETGFLVPPADPHALAEKITYLLDNKELRIEMGKAGRKFVEREFSQTTQNKTLEAIYNSLL, encoded by the coding sequence ATGAGCCTATCTTCACTGCGCCCGAAAAAAAAGCATATTATTTTGATTTTTAGACAGAATCTTTTTCGTGCCTCTGAAACTTTTATTCCTTTACAGACTAAAAATCTAGAAAGATACCAACCTCTTTACATGGGGCGGGTTCAATGGGGAAAAACACCCTCTGGCCAAAAAGCGGTTTCTCTTTGGCAGGTATCTTCCAAAAAACGATCTTTTAGAGAAGTCTTCCATTTCCTCAAAAGTATTTTCTCTCTTTCTGCAAAAGTCTGGTTGAAGCTTACAACAAAAGAACAGCAAGAGGAAATTAAACTCATTCATGCGCATTTCGGCCCAGATGCCGTACGTGCTCTTCCGATAGCAGAAGCGCTCAATGTCCCTTTAATTACAAATTTTCACGGTTTTGATGTAACGTTGAATAATTGGCGTTTTCTAACCTCTCCTGTCTGGTTCCCCTATCCTTTTCTGAAAAAATCCCTTGCAAAAAAAGGAGCAATTTTTCTTTGCCCCTCTCGTTTTATTAAAAAACGTGTTCTTGAAATGGGCTTTCCAAAAGAACGAACCATTCTGCACCATGTTGGTATCAATCTCACGGAATTTAGCTTACGTTCTCCGGAGAGGGAGGAAAACTATCTTTTACATGTGGCAAGACTTGTCCCTGTCAAAGGGACATCTATCCTTATTAAAGCGCTCTCTCTTCTTTCAGAACGCCATAAACATATAAAGCTCGTTCTTATTGGAGAAGGCGATTTACGGAAAAAACTCGAAGCTCTTGCTGAAGAACTTTCTCTTTCAAACCGAGTCATTTTTATGGGATCTTGTACGCATGATGTCGTAAAAGACTATACCTCACGTGCAATGATTTCCATCTTACCCAGTATTCCAACAGCAGATGGCCGTGAGGAAGGTCTTGGGCTAGCCTTGGTCGAGGCTTCCGCCTGTGGTGTTCCCGTCATTGGCAGTCGTTCCGGCGGAATTCCTGAAACAATGGATGAAGGGGAAACAGGTTTTCTTGTGCCGCCTGCAGACCCACACGCTTTGGCAGAAAAAATAACCTATTTACTGGATAATAAGGAACTCAGGATAGAAATGGGAAAAGCTGGGCGTAAATTTGTTGAAAGAGAATTTTCTCAGACAACCCAAAATAAGACACTTGAAGCGATCTATAACTCCCTTTTATAA
- a CDS encoding HlyD family secretion protein, translated as MSRFRTIIRPLLTSMVIILAIGLGYIVWDVYVLNPWTRDGRVRVYVVISAPEVEGTVTSIPVVDNQFVHRGDPIYVLDKLRFQLDVQHAKARVSGAQDEYELAVRNAHRRLGLGGAVSREEEEDYDSETVVKRAYLNEAKAELNTALVNLQRSTVYASVDGYITDLNLRVGDYVHIGQPVMSVIDSSTFWIYAYMEETKIHGVHIGDVARIKLMGYRELLKGHVVSIGRGINDKNGEWDRLGLPTVDPIFTWVRLAQRIPVRIEFDEIPPNVILVSGMTGSVAVGPKPPGGRGELIMWLQNHL; from the coding sequence GTGAGTCGTTTTCGTACAATCATACGCCCCTTATTAACCAGCATGGTGATTATTTTAGCCATTGGGCTGGGATATATCGTTTGGGATGTTTATGTTTTAAATCCTTGGACACGTGATGGCCGTGTCCGTGTGTATGTTGTTATTAGTGCCCCTGAGGTTGAGGGGACGGTAACGTCTATTCCTGTGGTGGACAATCAGTTTGTTCATCGTGGTGATCCTATTTATGTTCTTGATAAATTGCGATTTCAGCTTGATGTCCAGCATGCAAAAGCCCGTGTTTCTGGCGCGCAGGATGAGTATGAGCTTGCCGTTCGTAATGCGCATCGCCGTTTAGGACTAGGCGGTGCCGTTTCGCGTGAAGAAGAAGAAGATTACGATTCTGAAACGGTTGTGAAACGGGCTTATCTTAATGAGGCAAAGGCAGAGCTTAATACAGCTTTGGTGAATTTACAGCGTTCAACAGTTTACGCTTCTGTTGATGGCTATATAACGGATTTGAATTTACGTGTCGGGGATTATGTTCATATCGGACAGCCTGTCATGTCGGTGATTGATTCAAGCACTTTCTGGATTTATGCCTATATGGAGGAAACAAAAATCCATGGGGTGCATATTGGGGATGTCGCACGAATTAAATTGATGGGCTATCGGGAGTTACTGAAAGGGCACGTTGTTAGTATCGGGCGAGGGATTAACGATAAAAATGGTGAGTGGGATCGTTTAGGCTTGCCAACTGTAGATCCTATTTTTACATGGGTACGTCTTGCGCAGCGTATTCCTGTTCGTATTGAGTTTGATGAAATTCCCCCAAATGTTATTTTGGTTTCTGGAATGACAGGCAGTGTGGCCGTTGGACCAAAGCCGCCTGGTGGTCGGGGAGAGCTCATTATGTGGCTGCAAAATCACCTGTAA
- a CDS encoding carbohydrate porin: MLWSKYVRTEIGEMNAESDFEQSSNYWGANLYCQFVNNGICGMPQSIAMNSGYTWYPASSPGGYIKFYPTGDDHWLISGGIYAENKNPAAPVNYWNLGLSQAVGAFVPVQLGWHRGGTSDYSGPLQSNIKIGAYWDSQWTKDVYSQMGMFAGNALPAAAASTIVNNAQVTRSRYGAWIQGDTMLERDGRDPRRGTTIFGTFTWGDPRESVSPYFVTLGLVRKGTFPNRPNDTISLGGKMLFVNEQLTDAVKNLPESVCNDRSFGYPGGCYAPHMESALELNYGWRPANWLLIRPDLQFIFSPGGTNRYATATVVGIETGIIF; the protein is encoded by the coding sequence ATGCTTTGGAGTAAGTATGTCCGTACTGAAATCGGAGAAATGAATGCGGAATCTGACTTTGAGCAATCTTCAAATTATTGGGGAGCAAACCTTTACTGTCAATTTGTCAATAATGGGATTTGCGGTATGCCGCAATCCATTGCGATGAACTCAGGCTATACATGGTATCCTGCATCTTCCCCAGGTGGGTATATTAAATTTTATCCAACAGGGGATGACCATTGGTTGATTTCTGGTGGTATTTACGCAGAAAATAAGAATCCAGCAGCTCCGGTCAACTATTGGAATTTAGGCTTAAGTCAGGCTGTCGGGGCGTTTGTACCTGTTCAGCTTGGTTGGCACCGTGGCGGTACTTCTGATTATTCAGGGCCATTGCAGAGTAATATTAAAATTGGTGCTTATTGGGATTCGCAGTGGACCAAAGATGTGTATTCACAAATGGGTATGTTTGCAGGAAACGCTTTACCAGCCGCCGCCGCCTCTACCATCGTTAATAATGCTCAAGTAACAAGAAGTCGGTACGGTGCCTGGATACAGGGCGACACAATGCTTGAAAGAGACGGCAGGGATCCAAGGCGAGGAACAACAATTTTTGGAACCTTTACTTGGGGTGATCCAAGAGAGTCCGTTTCGCCTTACTTTGTAACCTTGGGACTTGTTCGAAAAGGAACTTTTCCGAACCGTCCCAATGATACAATTTCTTTGGGTGGAAAAATGCTCTTTGTGAATGAGCAGTTGACAGATGCTGTGAAAAATTTACCGGAATCTGTTTGCAATGATAGATCTTTTGGCTATCCGGGCGGATGTTATGCCCCCCATATGGAAAGCGCCCTAGAACTTAACTATGGATGGCGACCTGCTAATTGGCTTCTTATCCGCCCAGATTTACAATTTATTTTCTCACCCGGGGGGACAAACCGTTATGCAACCGCAACAGTTGTTGGCATAGAAACAGGGATTATTTTTTAG
- a CDS encoding M48 family metallopeptidase — translation MARGMATPVSSKEQLKVKMKENFYTAFPWPIDWKYSTRSRRLSLRINPRTGGVVLSLPQNFPKEKALLFLKAHQKWVTAQLDALPPPAVQSNEIYIEGKIFPIVRIPALPSFLPKLYPDRLVIREHDQNESLRIEAFLKARAKTRLPASFQRWCEIMGTSPSRITLRDAKTRWGSCNVQGAIMLNWRLILAPKSVQDYVIIHELAHLTHFNHSADFWALVENFCPNGKIGRKESEKWLKKHGIKLQRTV, via the coding sequence ATGGCCAGAGGAATGGCCACGCCCGTATCGTCCAAAGAACAATTAAAAGTAAAAATGAAAGAAAATTTTTACACTGCCTTTCCTTGGCCTATTGATTGGAAATATTCCACCCGCTCTCGTAGGCTTTCTTTACGGATCAATCCACGGACAGGCGGCGTTGTCCTTTCTCTCCCCCAAAATTTTCCAAAAGAAAAAGCGCTCCTTTTTCTAAAGGCACATCAAAAATGGGTCACGGCACAATTAGATGCGCTCCCGCCACCTGCTGTCCAAAGCAATGAAATCTATATTGAAGGGAAGATCTTTCCGATTGTTCGAATCCCGGCTCTTCCCTCTTTTCTTCCAAAACTTTATCCAGATAGATTGGTGATTCGAGAACATGACCAAAATGAATCTCTTAGAATCGAAGCCTTTTTAAAAGCACGTGCGAAAACACGTCTTCCCGCCTCTTTTCAACGCTGGTGTGAAATTATGGGAACGTCTCCCAGCCGAATCACTTTGCGAGATGCCAAAACACGCTGGGGAAGTTGTAATGTGCAAGGGGCTATTATGCTGAACTGGCGTCTGATTCTCGCCCCGAAATCCGTTCAAGATTATGTCATTATTCATGAATTAGCACATTTAACGCATTTCAATCATTCCGCAGATTTCTGGGCTTTAGTCGAAAATTTTTGTCCGAATGGCAAAATTGGACGAAAAGAAAGTGAAAAATGGCTTAAAAAGCATGGCATAAAATTACAAAGAACTGTATAA
- a CDS encoding DUF1656 domain-containing protein has product MMAEFNLFGIYIAPITVYGLIAVFLTVLLRTVLWRIGVLQWFWHVALFEIALFCCILSLLILYL; this is encoded by the coding sequence ATGATGGCTGAATTTAATCTTTTTGGTATTTATATTGCGCCGATTACCGTTTACGGCTTAATTGCAGTTTTTTTAACTGTTCTGCTCCGGACTGTTTTATGGCGTATTGGCGTGTTGCAGTGGTTTTGGCATGTGGCGCTCTTTGAGATCGCCTTATTCTGTTGCATCTTAAGCTTATTGATATTGTATTTATGA
- a CDS encoding efflux transporter outer membrane subunit, whose protein sequence is MRILSYALAGAMLLASCTVGPEYKPDHVRLPSHFSSQEHVPTADEIADMEQGLRNWWCRFNDPILNQLIDRAIKGNYNLMAATNHIMSERALRREAQAQWYPQVDADAGGGATRYSTAIDNWPLRPNNSTSTDGEGAWQYAGASIITYGVNANWEIDVFGRISRQVEGQTRSVQATIEDRRGLLLSILSQVATDYIILRGTQERIAVVEGSIRVAANVCDMVNRLFSHGVGNNLIVAQAESELHSERARLPGLKAQEATMRHAIAVLMGEMPGKDLPELLQVQSMPKPPPLPATLPSLVVANRPDIRLAERRYAVSMANIGVSVAQLYPNFNAPLNYNPNASAFYQAFSLYGQAWNFLIMASIPIMHGGQLTAKISQSRAEAEQSRFMYHQTVLNAFQEVEDRMTDWGQDNNTVVERYSAEVQAELARDRARALFNHGLTSFLNILVTEQTALNTKDEWVVSRIKRLEDAIGLYVAMGAGWQGDELMNTELPIEKHDQGILARIFTR, encoded by the coding sequence ATGCGTATTCTTTCCTATGCTCTTGCAGGGGCAATGCTTTTAGCTTCCTGTACTGTGGGGCCTGAATATAAACCAGATCATGTTCGTTTACCGTCGCACTTCTCTTCGCAGGAGCATGTGCCGACAGCAGATGAGATTGCGGATATGGAACAGGGTTTAAGAAACTGGTGGTGCCGTTTTAATGATCCTATTTTAAATCAGCTGATTGATCGTGCCATTAAGGGAAATTATAACCTTATGGCCGCTACGAACCATATTATGAGTGAGCGTGCTTTGAGGCGTGAAGCGCAGGCACAATGGTATCCACAGGTTGATGCAGATGCCGGTGGTGGTGCAACACGTTATTCAACTGCAATTGATAACTGGCCTTTGCGTCCGAATAATTCTACCAGTACAGATGGTGAAGGCGCATGGCAGTATGCAGGCGCCTCCATCATTACCTATGGTGTGAACGCTAACTGGGAAATTGACGTTTTCGGTCGTATTTCAAGACAGGTTGAGGGGCAGACACGTTCTGTTCAGGCAACGATTGAAGATCGGCGGGGTCTCCTTCTTTCGATTCTTAGCCAAGTTGCAACAGATTATATTATTTTACGGGGTACACAGGAGCGCATTGCTGTTGTGGAGGGATCTATTCGGGTCGCCGCAAATGTTTGCGACATGGTGAATCGCCTTTTCTCTCACGGTGTCGGTAATAACCTTATTGTAGCACAGGCAGAATCTGAACTTCATAGTGAACGTGCAAGACTTCCGGGATTAAAAGCGCAAGAGGCAACAATGCGTCATGCGATTGCCGTTTTAATGGGCGAAATGCCCGGTAAGGATTTGCCTGAATTGCTGCAGGTTCAGTCCATGCCTAAACCCCCACCATTGCCAGCAACCTTACCGTCTTTGGTTGTGGCTAACCGTCCTGACATTCGCTTAGCGGAACGTCGTTATGCTGTTTCTATGGCTAATATTGGCGTCTCTGTTGCACAACTTTATCCTAATTTTAATGCACCTTTAAACTATAACCCGAATGCTTCTGCATTTTATCAGGCCTTTTCGCTTTACGGTCAGGCTTGGAACTTTTTGATTATGGCCTCTATTCCCATTATGCATGGTGGTCAGTTAACGGCAAAAATTTCACAATCTCGTGCAGAGGCCGAGCAGAGCCGATTTATGTATCATCAGACGGTGTTGAATGCGTTTCAAGAAGTCGAAGATCGAATGACAGACTGGGGGCAGGATAATAATACAGTTGTTGAACGCTATTCTGCTGAGGTTCAGGCCGAATTAGCACGAGATCGTGCCCGTGCTTTGTTTAATCATGGCTTAACGAGTTTCCTTAATATCTTGGTGACAGAGCAAACAGCATTGAACACAAAAGATGAATGGGTTGTTTCACGGATTAAACGTTTAGAAGATGCCATCGGTCTTTATGTTGCGATGGGTGCGGGTTGGCAAGGAGATGAATTGATGAATACAGAATTGCCAATTGAAAAACATGATCAAGGAATTCTTGCAAGAATCTTTACCCGCTAG
- a CDS encoding J domain-containing protein yields the protein MIMSDPYATLGLTKSATDDEIRKAYRRLAKKYHPDLNPDNKEAEEKFKQVGKAYEILGDKEKRNQYDQGAIDGDGQPRGFGGGGFGGGGFGPRGFGGGAGFGGAGASPEDLQDILRGFGFGGGGFGARGPRAGEDVRSELTIPFLLSVLGGDEEIFVNGKSVSFKIPPGITNGQTLRLKGKGQPGRGGAPAGNLLLTIHIKPDHRYEREGRDLRTVVDIDFKTAILGGKLEIPTPQGSVRLTVPADSDSGKVLRVPGRGIAADKTHAAGNLLVTLRVILGKVDSKLKAFLQEEVNAEAP from the coding sequence CTGATTATGAGCGATCCTTATGCTACGCTTGGCCTAACAAAATCAGCAACGGATGATGAAATTCGTAAAGCATATCGTCGTCTAGCTAAAAAATATCATCCAGACCTTAACCCAGATAATAAAGAGGCTGAAGAGAAGTTCAAACAGGTTGGTAAGGCCTATGAGATTCTAGGGGATAAAGAAAAACGCAACCAATACGATCAAGGTGCCATTGATGGTGATGGGCAACCCCGTGGTTTTGGCGGTGGTGGTTTCGGTGGCGGTGGCTTTGGCCCTCGTGGTTTTGGTGGTGGCGCAGGTTTTGGCGGTGCCGGTGCCAGCCCAGAAGATTTACAAGATATTTTACGGGGGTTTGGTTTTGGCGGTGGCGGTTTTGGCGCCCGTGGGCCAAGAGCAGGTGAGGATGTTCGATCTGAACTGACGATCCCTTTTCTTTTGTCTGTGCTGGGGGGAGACGAGGAAATTTTTGTTAACGGTAAATCTGTTAGTTTTAAAATTCCACCGGGTATTACAAACGGTCAAACGCTTCGTTTAAAGGGAAAAGGACAGCCAGGACGTGGTGGTGCGCCTGCAGGGAACTTGCTCTTGACAATTCACATTAAGCCGGATCATCGTTATGAACGTGAGGGACGTGATCTTCGAACAGTTGTTGATATTGATTTTAAAACAGCTATTCTGGGAGGAAAGCTCGAAATTCCAACCCCGCAAGGTTCTGTTAGATTGACGGTACCGGCTGATTCAGATAGTGGAAAGGTGCTAAGGGTTCCAGGTAGGGGGATTGCTGCAGACAAAACACATGCCGCAGGAAATCTACTTGTTACTTTGAGAGTCATTCTTGGAAAAGTTGATTCTAAGCTCAAAGCATTCTTGCAAGAGGAAGTTAATGCTGAGGCTCCTTAA
- a CDS encoding YcgN family cysteine cluster protein, which yields MKTESLNVSEFWKNKPLESLSHEEWESLCDHCGRCCLNKLLDENTGEIAWTKVACRGLDCQTGICKNYTSRFQLVPDCISLTPDLVRTITWLPPSCAYRLVAEGKDLPSWHPLKSGKIETMKQAGASVAGRCISEREAGDLEDYVVAWPEEWPRPYRPKNN from the coding sequence ATTAAGACCGAAAGTCTAAACGTGTCTGAATTTTGGAAAAACAAGCCCCTTGAATCCCTCTCACACGAAGAATGGGAAAGTCTGTGTGACCATTGTGGGCGCTGCTGCCTTAACAAACTTCTTGATGAAAATACCGGCGAAATCGCCTGGACAAAAGTTGCTTGCCGTGGCCTCGACTGCCAAACAGGGATCTGCAAAAACTATACGAGCCGTTTTCAACTTGTGCCTGACTGCATCTCCCTTACCCCTGATTTGGTAAGAACCATTACATGGCTCCCCCCAAGCTGTGCTTACCGCCTTGTTGCCGAAGGGAAAGACCTGCCAAGCTGGCACCCCCTAAAATCCGGCAAGATAGAAACAATGAAACAGGCTGGTGCTTCTGTGGCTGGTCGTTGCATCAGTGAGCGTGAAGCCGGAGATTTAGAGGATTATGTTGTTGCATGGCCAGAGGAATGGCCACGCCCGTATCGTCCAAAGAACAATTAA
- a CDS encoding glycosyltransferase family 4 protein — translation MKILFTFENPLPNTAADAEVFLSTAKALRKHFQDSKILLPLNKGQSLREVEEKYGVQVIPYKVPLSPAAWRHFCCGLTLGFRSSFRQADVLYTRNLWVAWVSTLFGKPTVYDHYRAWTDQIPPLTVFILQFILRPSFLFYACHSKYLRNKYLDMGCPQERIHLAHNGFNPERFANLPSVEEARKLLNIPSEKPIILYSGRINHKKGLSVVLEAAKKLPNHLFILVGHEKDNSVTEEAKKIPNVELRPWETDEKRLGIYLQAADILLIPPSLDPIAVAGATILPLKTFLYLGSGKVIVAGTTPDIMELLKDGENARLVTPDHPDELAACLRELTSDPEQMERIRQKAYKDGTSLTWDMRAERISKILQQRFEITLKTNQPPLSLKKLNINWGNVLQKTGKWLFRLASGKGYILPATNLTKKKVKNNKSGLLSLFLLSSLFAGFYTTPVHALTAAYDIDLTPELDVCRSKDWTAKEFRELPATLQRIRKTTLQILKEAVKKAAKEQQTQIRINSHELEKLRLVTNSCPYKKPARLLLQADPDNNEANGSPTVDIVLGPFTRNECWKILRNPSMQGLTPYFINIELDGQPVILGTPDDTYKCARNTWAIAAENKFTFVLQLGNPVSE, via the coding sequence ATGAAAATTCTCTTCACTTTTGAAAATCCTCTCCCAAATACGGCAGCGGATGCTGAAGTTTTTCTCTCTACGGCAAAAGCCTTACGGAAACATTTTCAAGATTCAAAAATTTTACTGCCTTTAAATAAAGGACAATCTCTAAGAGAAGTTGAAGAAAAATATGGCGTTCAAGTCATCCCATATAAAGTCCCACTCTCACCTGCTGCATGGCGTCATTTTTGCTGCGGATTAACTTTAGGTTTCCGCAGCAGTTTCCGACAAGCGGATGTTCTTTACACACGCAACCTTTGGGTCGCTTGGGTTTCAACACTTTTTGGCAAGCCAACGGTTTATGACCATTACCGTGCATGGACAGACCAAATTCCACCGCTAACTGTTTTTATTCTCCAGTTTATTCTTCGCCCTTCTTTTCTTTTTTACGCATGCCATTCGAAATATTTAAGAAACAAATATTTAGATATGGGCTGCCCGCAAGAAAGAATTCACCTTGCCCATAATGGCTTTAATCCAGAACGTTTTGCCAATCTCCCTTCAGTGGAAGAAGCCCGTAAACTTTTAAATATACCATCAGAAAAACCTATTATTCTCTACTCTGGACGCATAAACCATAAAAAAGGTCTTTCTGTTGTTTTGGAGGCTGCCAAAAAACTTCCTAATCATCTTTTTATTCTCGTTGGGCATGAAAAGGATAATTCTGTTACTGAAGAAGCAAAAAAGATCCCGAATGTGGAACTCCGACCATGGGAAACAGATGAAAAACGGCTTGGGATCTATTTACAAGCCGCCGATATTCTTTTAATTCCCCCTTCTCTGGACCCTATTGCTGTTGCCGGCGCTACAATTTTACCTTTAAAAACCTTCCTGTATCTCGGAAGCGGTAAAGTGATCGTTGCCGGTACCACACCAGACATTATGGAGCTACTTAAAGATGGGGAAAATGCAAGACTTGTAACACCAGATCACCCTGATGAACTTGCCGCATGTCTTCGTGAATTGACCAGTGACCCAGAGCAAATGGAACGTATCCGTCAAAAAGCATATAAAGATGGAACATCTCTCACATGGGACATGCGTGCAGAACGGATTAGTAAAATTCTCCAGCAAAGATTTGAGATCACGCTTAAGACAAATCAGCCTCCCTTATCGCTGAAAAAATTAAATATTAACTGGGGAAATGTTTTACAAAAAACAGGCAAATGGCTCTTTCGTTTAGCCAGTGGCAAAGGCTATATCCTGCCAGCCACAAATCTTACAAAAAAAAAAGTAAAAAATAACAAGTCAGGTCTTCTTTCCCTCTTTCTTTTATCTTCTCTTTTCGCTGGTTTTTACACAACACCGGTACATGCGTTAACGGCAGCCTATGATATTGATCTTACGCCGGAGCTGGATGTCTGCCGCTCAAAAGATTGGACGGCGAAAGAGTTTAGAGAATTGCCAGCGACATTACAAAGAATACGCAAGACGACCCTACAAATTCTTAAAGAGGCTGTTAAAAAAGCGGCTAAAGAACAGCAGACGCAAATTCGTATTAACAGTCATGAGCTTGAAAAACTAAGGCTAGTGACAAATTCCTGCCCGTACAAAAAGCCAGCACGTCTGCTTTTACAAGCAGACCCTGACAATAATGAGGCCAATGGCTCGCCAACAGTGGATATTGTTCTTGGGCCTTTTACCCGTAATGAATGCTGGAAAATTCTTCGCAATCCAAGCATGCAAGGCCTCACACCCTATTTTATCAATATTGAACTAGATGGGCAGCCCGTCATTTTAGGAACACCAGATGACACCTATAAATGTGCCCGCAATACATGGGCAATCGCTGCTGAGAACAAATTTACCTTTGTTTTACAACTGGGAAATCCCGTTTCTGAATAA